A single region of the Biomaibacter acetigenes genome encodes:
- a CDS encoding GPW/gp25 family protein, translated as MLYPLQHRGDGAFQYPANVVEEIAAAIRVILTTIPGEHQRIPEFGNYAALLVFNNPGPDLEATISGLVKYDIENWEPRAKVEEVTTTYDYDSSSYRVKIIWSSPEIGLKETRETEVTLGGGV; from the coding sequence GTGTTATATCCGCTACAACATAGAGGAGACGGAGCTTTCCAGTATCCTGCCAACGTAGTCGAAGAGATAGCCGCTGCTATTCGTGTAATTTTGACAACAATACCAGGGGAACATCAGCGAATACCGGAATTCGGAAATTATGCAGCACTTTTGGTATTCAATAATCCGGGGCCGGATTTAGAAGCTACAATATCCGGTTTAGTAAAATACGATATAGAGAACTGGGAACCACGGGCAAAGGTTGAGGAAGTAACGACCACATATGACTATGATAGCTCATCTTATCGGGTTAAGATTATATGGAGCTCCCCAGAGATCGGATTAAAAGAAACAAGGGAAACAGAAGTCACATTGGGAGGAGGCGTGTAA
- a CDS encoding phage baseplate assembly protein V, with product MDGYRLPELKPKIYGKYRGIVVVGKDPEGKGRVKVQVPALFGFKTIENWAYPVLPPQFVGIDIGGGKLQLDWETMEGSTFIREILPKIIGVDPSSWEIPTGTGVWVEFEGGDPDKPLWCGFWR from the coding sequence ATGGACGGTTACCGCTTACCTGAACTAAAGCCGAAAATATATGGAAAGTACCGAGGGATTGTAGTGGTGGGCAAAGACCCGGAAGGGAAGGGGCGGGTAAAGGTGCAGGTACCCGCTCTTTTTGGTTTTAAGACTATTGAAAACTGGGCTTATCCGGTGCTGCCACCACAGTTTGTAGGCATTGATATTGGTGGCGGGAAACTGCAACTAGACTGGGAAACAATGGAGGGAAGCACTTTTATAAGGGAAATACTTCCGAAAATTATTGGCGTAGACCCTTCTTCTTGGGAAATACCGACTGGAACCGGTGTCTGGGTTGAATTCGAGGGTGGAGACCCGGATAAACCGCTCTGGTGCGGCTTCTGGAGGTGA
- a CDS encoding LysM peptidoglycan-binding domain-containing protein, whose translation MLHRLELYGRGQKYSVESGDTWCSLANRFLGNPHLWWAIASANGIDDPTQEPRSGTVILIPDYNDVLQVIEQ comes from the coding sequence ATGTTGCACAGATTAGAGTTATACGGCAGAGGACAGAAATATTCTGTCGAAAGTGGAGATACCTGGTGCAGCCTGGCCAACAGGTTTCTAGGCAATCCACATCTCTGGTGGGCCATTGCATCCGCAAATGGGATTGACGATCCCACACAGGAGCCCAGGTCGGGGACAGTTATACTTATCCCTGATTATAATGATGTCTTGCAGGTGATTGAACAATGA
- a CDS encoding phage tail tape measure protein, with amino-acid sequence MALNFNLMGLGFHFFVQDDATLGLQRIDKSMKNVTADAEEMYYKTKASLDALEPKLGALGDARVQAALRGTGMALAGIGAAGIAAAGLSVKSFGDFEQEMLNARSVARWTEGQFKDLSKYAIQVGADTKFSAKEAAGAIYEIASAGVSATEDIKALLRPIADFAAAGAIQLPEATRAIVASVQGFRMQMSDAAHISDVFTAAIQNSMLKANEFDVALGSVAGVAGQVGQSLEATMSGLMAARNVIGSAQDAATSLRTALMHLTAPTSEAANIMDVLGINLRDAQGNMKPWPQIIREFELSFAAAGKLVNQFASFADANEDTMKALAQTYGLTKDQAAGLAQAAAQGTNAFRDYVLATVFGTDGIRAVAAGLSAQAKAMIDGKEVTLQGADALEYWQEKLEGSAGAAQQAAAVQMSGFNGAMEQLRGSVEAVGLTIGNTLAPTVSRVAGIVEKAVDIFNRMPEGLQKAAAWALVGGSALALFAGTGFMVVSMIPSFITGLTILKGTFVGAQIAILGARAAALAYSATMLVVRGATQAWAGAQWVLNAALNANPIGIIIIAATALAGVAFLVWRNWDKVKGFFRGIWPSIAAGIDFIKGKFAAIPGAIAAFVRQIPGFLGKLFLHDIPYWIGYGIGFMIRIAWQGIQAVVNFFARLPGRVIDFVTNLATQIPIWWNQISTTATQIIGQGIDAVVGFFASLPGRAWTFLISLVNTVVSVGSSLWHAAYRAGSNIVHGIIDTIAGLPGKVWEILQSVINTITGKINDFWKAAKTAASNLWEGFKAGLGIHSPSYIERALTNITEASQATVQQLDADFRRLSGLSAEPQVRMGVVYSSPTSPAPIAPIATGTLSAAPVISTRVKQERSEAATAVTHQVIVRQPIKIVLDGRTIAETVIEFIEDAKVRRVVPA; translated from the coding sequence ATGGCACTGAATTTCAATTTGATGGGTCTAGGATTTCATTTCTTTGTACAGGATGATGCTACCCTAGGCCTGCAGAGAATAGACAAATCAATGAAAAACGTCACTGCCGACGCTGAGGAGATGTATTACAAAACCAAAGCCAGTCTTGATGCATTGGAACCGAAGCTGGGGGCTTTGGGTGACGCAAGAGTGCAGGCTGCCCTCCGAGGCACTGGCATGGCCCTGGCCGGAATAGGAGCTGCAGGAATAGCCGCCGCAGGATTGTCTGTAAAGAGTTTCGGGGATTTCGAGCAGGAAATGCTGAATGCCAGGTCTGTGGCTAGATGGACGGAGGGGCAATTTAAGGACCTGAGTAAATACGCCATACAGGTGGGAGCGGATACCAAGTTCTCTGCCAAAGAAGCAGCAGGAGCAATATACGAGATAGCCTCAGCAGGTGTTTCGGCAACAGAAGACATAAAGGCGTTACTTAGGCCGATTGCAGATTTCGCAGCGGCAGGAGCTATCCAGCTGCCCGAAGCCACAAGGGCGATTGTAGCGTCTGTTCAAGGTTTTAGAATGCAAATGAGCGATGCAGCGCATATATCAGATGTGTTCACTGCTGCCATACAGAATTCAATGCTGAAGGCTAATGAATTCGATGTGGCACTTGGTTCCGTTGCTGGAGTGGCGGGGCAAGTCGGACAGTCATTAGAAGCAACCATGTCCGGACTGATGGCTGCAAGGAACGTCATCGGGTCAGCACAGGATGCAGCCACATCTTTGAGGACGGCATTAATGCATTTGACGGCGCCAACATCCGAGGCAGCCAACATCATGGACGTTCTAGGCATCAATCTCCGTGATGCCCAGGGCAACATGAAGCCGTGGCCGCAAATCATCCGGGAATTTGAGTTATCTTTTGCGGCAGCGGGAAAACTGGTAAACCAGTTCGCCTCGTTTGCTGATGCCAATGAGGACACCATGAAGGCACTGGCTCAGACCTATGGGTTAACAAAAGATCAGGCAGCGGGTCTTGCACAGGCGGCGGCGCAGGGAACGAATGCTTTCCGGGATTATGTCCTGGCTACTGTTTTTGGCACTGATGGCATCCGGGCCGTTGCTGCTGGTTTGAGCGCCCAGGCAAAGGCCATGATCGACGGTAAAGAGGTAACATTACAGGGGGCTGACGCTCTGGAATACTGGCAGGAGAAACTTGAAGGCAGTGCCGGAGCAGCGCAGCAGGCGGCTGCAGTTCAGATGAGTGGATTCAACGGAGCAATGGAGCAGTTGCGAGGGTCGGTGGAAGCCGTTGGCTTGACAATAGGCAACACACTGGCGCCGACCGTTTCACGAGTCGCCGGAATAGTTGAAAAGGCTGTCGACATCTTCAACCGCATGCCTGAAGGATTGCAGAAGGCGGCGGCATGGGCGCTGGTAGGCGGGTCGGCCCTGGCGTTATTTGCTGGAACCGGTTTTATGGTAGTGTCAATGATTCCATCTTTTATTACGGGGCTTACAATTCTTAAAGGGACATTTGTAGGTGCACAAATTGCGATTCTGGGAGCCAGAGCGGCGGCTCTTGCGTATTCTGCGACCATGCTGGTGGTGCGAGGTGCAACCCAAGCATGGGCAGGAGCACAGTGGGTGCTCAATGCAGCTTTAAATGCGAACCCAATAGGTATTATTATCATTGCTGCAACAGCTCTGGCTGGTGTAGCATTTTTAGTATGGCGAAACTGGGATAAGGTCAAGGGTTTCTTCAGAGGAATCTGGCCCAGCATTGCAGCAGGAATTGATTTCATTAAGGGAAAGTTCGCTGCTATCCCCGGGGCAATTGCAGCATTTGTCAGACAAATCCCTGGATTCCTCGGAAAGCTGTTCCTGCACGATATTCCATACTGGATTGGGTATGGAATTGGGTTTATGATTCGAATAGCGTGGCAGGGGATTCAAGCAGTTGTTAATTTTTTTGCCAGATTGCCTGGAAGAGTTATAGATTTCGTAACCAATCTGGCAACACAAATCCCGATATGGTGGAACCAGATCAGTACAACAGCCACCCAGATCATCGGCCAGGGCATCGATGCGGTAGTTGGGTTTTTCGCCAGCCTGCCAGGTCGGGCCTGGACATTTCTGATTAGCCTTGTCAATACGGTGGTCTCTGTAGGATCCTCCCTATGGCATGCTGCATATCGGGCCGGCTCTAATATTGTCCACGGGATAATCGATACTATCGCGGGGTTGCCGGGGAAGGTATGGGAGATACTGCAGAGCGTCATCAACACTATAACAGGCAAAATTAATGACTTCTGGAAAGCTGCAAAAACCGCTGCCAGCAACCTCTGGGAAGGCTTCAAGGCCGGATTGGGCATACATTCTCCATCGTATATCGAACGGGCACTAACAAACATTACCGAGGCCTCTCAGGCAACAGTGCAGCAGTTGGATGCTGATTTCAGGCGTCTTTCCGGGCTTTCCGCAGAGCCACAGGTTAGAATGGGAGTAGTGTATTCTTCACCTACCTCACCGGCACCGATAGCACCCATCGCTACTGGAACATTATCTGCTGCACCCGTCATATCTACGAGGGTAAAGCAGGAACGCAGCGAGGCGGCTACTGCGGTTACACATCAAGTGATTGTGAGACAGCCGATCAAAATCGTGCTTGATGGCCGGACAATAGCTGAAACTGTGATAGAGTTCATTGAAGATGCCAAAGTAAGGCGGGTGGTGCCGGCATGA
- a CDS encoding phage tail protein, which produces MAGKARSYFDRFKFLVEIDGITQTGFQKCSELKGSVGKIEHREGGGLLPDKSPGFGNYSDITLEYGATKNLETYEWFRQVIDASQETGGAEPDEYKRNLSIIQLDRAGREVQRWNVYGAWPTDFVAGEWDSTSEEKTIRKLTLAIDYFEPA; this is translated from the coding sequence ATGGCCGGTAAGGCACGGAGTTATTTTGACCGCTTCAAATTTCTGGTGGAAATAGACGGAATAACCCAAACGGGATTTCAGAAATGCAGCGAGTTAAAGGGCTCGGTAGGGAAAATCGAACACCGTGAAGGTGGAGGATTATTGCCCGATAAAAGTCCAGGATTCGGAAATTATAGTGATATTACTCTCGAATATGGTGCGACAAAGAATCTTGAAACATATGAGTGGTTCCGGCAGGTCATTGATGCATCACAGGAAACAGGAGGTGCAGAACCGGACGAATATAAGCGCAATCTGTCAATCATACAACTGGATAGAGCCGGTAGAGAGGTCCAGCGGTGGAATGTATATGGTGCGTGGCCAACGGATTTTGTGGCTGGTGAATGGGATAGCACCTCTGAAGAAAAAACAATTCGCAAGCTAACTCTTGCTATCGATTACTTTGAACCAGCATGA
- a CDS encoding phage tail sheath subtilisin-like domain-containing protein: MPEFLSPGHYVTEAQPQVVTITGTATSTAALIGIAEKGPIGQATLITSWTQFKETFGGFIANGWLAYAAYGLFMNKQGARVYVVRTAHYTDPSDPETITAIKATITLKDKATTPVDTLQVDAINEGTWGNRLKVKIEDATKDPTNKFKLTVLETVDGQDIVREVFDELSMIDTDPDYVETRINGVSKYITVTDKDSATTAPNDRPAAGTFSLANGSDGLVGLVDADYIGSPAGRTGLYALDVVQESLLIAIPGVATSAVQNAALDYAAGRKDCFVVLDPPFGNTPDQVKTYVETTAGLNSSYGAIYYPNVKIMDPLTSKEKVVPPSGFIIGAYARTDGDKGVWKVAAGIEDGRLVGVIGLETDLVNDKAVRDVLYPARINPICFLRGYGIRVYGARTLDSSREFPYINERRTFIYCEKSIYEGTQFAEFENNESGLWKRLTRSITSFLLTVWKQGGLRGEKPQDAFVVKIDEELNTQEFIDQGIVRGLIGLATQRPAEFIWFEFQRKVQTEG, encoded by the coding sequence ATGCCTGAATTCCTTTCTCCTGGTCATTATGTGACTGAAGCGCAGCCCCAGGTGGTAACCATAACAGGAACAGCGACCAGTACAGCGGCCTTGATAGGTATAGCCGAAAAGGGACCCATCGGTCAAGCAACATTGATAACATCATGGACACAGTTTAAGGAGACTTTCGGGGGATTTATCGCGAATGGATGGCTGGCTTATGCCGCTTATGGTCTGTTCATGAACAAGCAAGGGGCAAGGGTATATGTGGTGAGAACAGCCCATTATACTGATCCAAGCGATCCTGAGACCATCACCGCAATCAAGGCGACGATTACGTTGAAAGATAAGGCCACGACTCCTGTTGATACATTGCAGGTGGATGCGATCAACGAAGGCACATGGGGTAACAGACTCAAGGTTAAAATTGAAGATGCAACAAAGGACCCCACAAATAAATTCAAACTGACGGTGTTGGAGACTGTTGACGGGCAGGATATAGTGCGGGAAGTATTTGATGAGCTTTCCATGATTGACACTGACCCGGATTACGTTGAAACCCGTATCAACGGAGTGAGCAAATATATCACGGTAACTGATAAGGACAGTGCCACGACTGCGCCTAACGACCGGCCAGCTGCGGGCACGTTCAGCCTGGCAAACGGTAGTGATGGGCTGGTTGGTCTGGTCGATGCCGACTATATCGGTTCTCCTGCCGGCCGCACTGGACTGTATGCGCTGGACGTTGTTCAGGAGAGTCTACTTATTGCCATTCCTGGAGTGGCAACAAGTGCGGTGCAAAATGCAGCTCTGGATTATGCGGCCGGACGCAAAGACTGCTTTGTAGTGCTCGATCCACCATTCGGGAACACTCCGGATCAGGTCAAAACTTATGTTGAGACCACAGCAGGCCTCAATAGCAGCTATGGAGCTATCTACTACCCCAACGTAAAGATAATGGACCCGTTAACGAGCAAGGAGAAGGTGGTCCCGCCTTCCGGCTTCATTATTGGGGCATATGCCCGTACCGATGGAGATAAAGGTGTATGGAAGGTGGCGGCAGGTATTGAAGACGGGAGACTGGTCGGAGTAATAGGATTGGAAACCGACTTGGTAAACGATAAAGCTGTGCGGGACGTGCTCTATCCTGCACGGATTAACCCGATCTGCTTCCTGCGAGGTTACGGCATAAGGGTCTACGGTGCCAGGACGCTGGATAGCAGCAGGGAATTCCCATATATAAACGAACGCAGGACGTTTATTTACTGCGAAAAATCGATATATGAAGGCACCCAGTTTGCCGAGTTCGAGAACAATGAGTCTGGCCTTTGGAAACGGCTTACACGGAGCATTACTTCATTCCTGCTGACGGTGTGGAAGCAGGGAGGCCTCAGGGGAGAAAAACCGCAGGATGCTTTTGTGGTCAAGATCGACGAGGAACTAAACACGCAAGAGTTTATCGACCAGGGCATCGTGCGTGGTCTGATTGGGCTTGCAACACAACGCCCTGCGGAGTTCATCTGGTTTGAATTCCAGCGCAAGGTTCAAACCGAGGGATAA
- a CDS encoding phage virion morphogenesis protein: MIEAKLIGDWAKCKAFLDKLDDNFKKAYKTGLNRVGQAAVKSLKKGMTEGAPGGQKYAPNHPFTIARKGSSKPLINHGDLRNSITYRVIDGATVFAGVLRSAKGKDGHQMVNIAAIHELGDGNGGDLYIKVTPKMRAYLHSQGLHLKDSTKYIRIPRRPTFEPVFEAEKENWQELFIKTVQQGTMGAGRK; this comes from the coding sequence ATGATAGAGGCGAAACTGATAGGCGACTGGGCAAAGTGTAAGGCATTTCTGGATAAGCTGGACGACAATTTCAAAAAAGCCTATAAAACCGGTCTGAACAGGGTAGGGCAGGCGGCGGTTAAGTCTCTCAAAAAGGGGATGACCGAGGGAGCACCGGGAGGCCAGAAGTATGCGCCAAATCATCCTTTCACCATCGCACGCAAAGGGTCATCGAAGCCCTTAATAAACCATGGAGACCTGCGAAACAGCATAACATACAGGGTAATAGACGGGGCGACGGTTTTCGCAGGCGTGCTGCGAAGCGCAAAAGGGAAAGACGGACATCAGATGGTGAATATTGCAGCAATTCATGAGCTCGGAGACGGCAACGGCGGCGACTTATACATCAAGGTTACGCCCAAGATGCGTGCATATCTTCATTCACAAGGGCTGCACCTTAAAGATAGTACAAAATACATTCGTATTCCACGGCGGCCTACCTTTGAGCCCGTCTTTGAGGCGGAAAAAGAAAACTGGCAGGAATTATTCATTAAGACGGTGCAGCAAGGCACCATGGGGGCGGGTCGTAAATGA
- a CDS encoding DUF5659 domain-containing protein has product MGQIKEFATSDLALAGYLKLRGLELVKVDRSNPRKAVFYFDDSIDVAEQLMLEFANSDFRKYDAEIRALKKLIHR; this is encoded by the coding sequence ATGGGGCAGATTAAAGAGTTTGCAACTTCGGACCTTGCTCTTGCCGGATATCTGAAGTTGCGGGGATTAGAGTTAGTAAAAGTAGACCGCTCCAACCCCAGGAAGGCGGTCTTTTATTTTGACGACAGCATCGATGTTGCGGAACAATTGATGCTTGAGTTTGCAAACTCTGATTTTCGCAAATATGACGCAGAGATAAGGGCACTGAAGAAACTTATTCACAGGTAG
- a CDS encoding XkdF-like putative serine protease domain-containing protein, with amino-acid sequence MLEEITKAQWTTAFINSLPDAAFAVIEPAYTKGTTQDKRARHLPHHNKSVTDPNDDSTVDLPHLRNALARANQVQPITDSITAEELRKKALAHLQAHAKRLGIGEVSEVKKEVAFKKADFHKRIVYGEVYVPNEKDTQGQWASAEEIEKMAHRFMENLRLTQIDKQHDWEPDEGVVVESFIARPGDPDFTPGAWVLATKILKEETWQAILKGEITGYSMAGVSELIPEKGGE; translated from the coding sequence ATGCTGGAAGAGATAACCAAAGCACAGTGGACAACAGCCTTTATTAACAGTCTCCCGGATGCGGCTTTTGCGGTAATAGAACCGGCCTATACCAAAGGGACTACTCAGGATAAGCGGGCCAGGCATCTGCCGCACCATAATAAAAGTGTAACAGACCCCAACGATGACAGCACAGTAGACCTGCCGCATCTGAGAAATGCGCTGGCCAGAGCAAATCAGGTACAGCCGATTACCGATAGTATCACGGCAGAGGAACTGCGAAAAAAGGCCTTGGCCCACCTGCAGGCCCATGCCAAGCGGCTGGGGATCGGTGAAGTAAGCGAAGTCAAAAAAGAAGTCGCATTCAAAAAAGCGGACTTTCATAAGCGTATAGTATACGGAGAAGTTTATGTTCCAAACGAAAAAGATACCCAGGGACAATGGGCTTCAGCAGAGGAAATCGAAAAGATGGCCCACCGGTTCATGGAGAACCTGCGGCTTACCCAGATTGACAAGCAGCACGACTGGGAGCCGGATGAGGGGGTTGTGGTAGAAAGCTTCATTGCACGACCCGGTGACCCTGATTTTACTCCGGGAGCCTGGGTTCTTGCCACAAAGATTCTCAAAGAAGAAACCTGGCAGGCCATTCTCAAAGGCGAGATAACCGGCTATTCTATGGCTGGTGTATCAGAGTTAATCCCTGAGAAGGGAGGTGAGTAA
- a CDS encoding phage portal protein, producing MAENQEQALQATIYKAQVLGGKEIVTSNKIEEDPFVGLYGQGIAIEPPYDLRILSMLPEYSNILGQCIDAMETNIDGFGFTLVPAEGVAAGEDGKYPPEAEAERRQILNFFRYCNPDESFVKIRRKTRRDLETTGNAYWEILRNGRGEIAGIEHLESYTMRLTPLDKEATDINIKIKTDSNTYEEIPHRKRFRRFVQIRDGITVYFKEFGDPRPIDAKTGKVLTEEEAKKTDITLATEVIHFKIYSPRTPYGIPRWIGNILAVQGSRQAEEVNYEYFDNKTVPPLAVLVSGRLAADSVTRIEDYIQNNIKGRKGFHKILVIEAETTPNPLAPSGQKAGIEIKPLTEAQQKDALFVDYDEKNQEKVRSAFRLPPIYVGRTKDFNRSTAEESKRVAEEQVFGPERDDFDFTINRLLFPAMDVKYWEFKSLAPTADNAKDMTEMLGTFIKAGMTVKESRRIMEEILNKELPDPEGADWLKEPLEVYLAKLKAGSIDTNPGDEAQALKKFASFLIDVRKRLEEYEYSTAE from the coding sequence ATGGCTGAAAATCAGGAACAGGCTTTACAGGCGACAATATATAAAGCTCAGGTGCTTGGAGGCAAAGAAATTGTCACAAGCAACAAAATTGAGGAGGACCCGTTTGTCGGGTTATACGGACAGGGAATAGCAATTGAACCGCCGTATGACTTAAGAATATTATCAATGCTCCCTGAATACTCCAACATCCTGGGGCAATGTATAGATGCTATGGAGACTAACATCGACGGTTTCGGATTCACGCTGGTGCCTGCGGAAGGTGTCGCCGCAGGAGAAGATGGGAAATATCCGCCGGAAGCAGAAGCCGAACGAAGGCAAATCCTGAACTTTTTCCGTTATTGCAACCCGGATGAGAGCTTCGTAAAGATAAGGCGGAAAACCAGGAGGGACCTTGAGACAACGGGCAATGCATACTGGGAGATACTGCGGAATGGCAGGGGCGAAATAGCAGGCATTGAGCATCTTGAAAGTTATACAATGCGTCTTACGCCGCTTGATAAAGAAGCGACAGACATCAATATAAAAATTAAGACAGACAGCAATACGTACGAAGAAATTCCACACCGTAAAAGGTTCCGCAGATTTGTTCAAATCAGAGACGGAATTACGGTTTATTTTAAGGAATTTGGCGATCCCAGGCCCATCGATGCAAAAACCGGAAAAGTATTAACCGAAGAAGAAGCAAAAAAAACAGATATTACGCTGGCCACAGAGGTTATTCATTTTAAGATATATTCTCCACGGACACCTTACGGAATTCCTAGGTGGATAGGAAATATTCTTGCTGTGCAGGGAAGCCGGCAGGCGGAAGAGGTCAACTACGAATATTTTGACAACAAGACAGTCCCACCTCTGGCCGTGTTGGTTTCCGGCCGGCTTGCTGCTGATAGCGTTACACGGATAGAGGATTATATCCAAAACAATATCAAAGGCCGCAAGGGATTCCACAAAATACTCGTAATTGAGGCGGAGACAACTCCTAATCCATTGGCACCATCAGGTCAAAAAGCAGGAATTGAGATTAAACCTCTGACCGAAGCGCAACAGAAGGACGCTTTATTCGTTGACTATGACGAGAAGAACCAGGAGAAAGTGCGTTCGGCCTTTCGCTTGCCGCCGATTTACGTCGGTAGAACAAAGGACTTCAACCGTTCCACCGCCGAGGAAAGCAAGCGCGTGGCTGAGGAGCAGGTTTTTGGGCCGGAGCGGGACGACTTCGACTTTACCATTAACCGGCTGCTTTTCCCGGCTATGGACGTGAAGTACTGGGAGTTCAAGAGCCTGGCACCTACAGCAGATAATGCCAAAGACATGACTGAAATGCTTGGGACGTTTATCAAAGCAGGTATGACCGTCAAAGAATCCAGGCGCATCATGGAGGAAATCCTCAACAAAGAGCTACCAGATCCTGAAGGAGCTGATTGGTTGAAAGAACCATTAGAAGTATATCTTGCCAAGCTGAAAGCCGGGAGTATAGATACTAACCCCGGCGATGAAGCCCAAGCATTAAAGAAGTTTGCCAGCTTCCTGATCGATGTGCGAAAGAGGTTAGAGGAGTATGAATATAGCACTGCTGAGTAA
- a CDS encoding ParB/RepB/Spo0J family partition protein, with protein MKELEVKNLPIDKVRANSWNPNQMDAKTMAKLKSDIQRRGFVQPILVRQTNDDEWEIIDGYHRWSVLHELGYKEVPAIVIDMDDTEAKLKTIQLNYMRGNAVPIRLANLIHDLNKTMTLEDLEAALPYEKAELKDSLDLLKLPTDIDKVVEERAEKERRAEPIFISATIYKDKEKSLHDFVEQALLESEATFAEIKIKIECPAGDHDLVLNAMQNLKKLDRGKDDLEGENAPIVTRFALFPEQLQIVDRALQHIIRTQGYMKNPRGMALEMMAADYLAGAASEGDEDEGLELSETVSVRSEQGDNRPEEESAAPSVREALAERTDSKRPRSKRTDD; from the coding sequence ATGAAAGAGTTAGAGGTAAAGAACCTGCCTATCGATAAAGTCCGGGCAAATTCCTGGAACCCGAACCAGATGGATGCCAAAACTATGGCAAAGCTAAAATCCGATATCCAGCGGAGAGGATTCGTGCAGCCAATTCTTGTAAGGCAGACTAATGATGATGAATGGGAGATAATAGACGGATATCATCGATGGTCTGTGCTCCATGAGTTGGGGTATAAAGAAGTGCCCGCTATTGTGATAGATATGGACGACACCGAAGCCAAGCTTAAAACAATCCAGCTGAACTACATGCGAGGAAATGCTGTTCCCATTCGGCTGGCCAACCTCATCCATGATCTGAACAAAACAATGACGCTGGAGGACCTCGAAGCGGCCCTGCCTTATGAAAAGGCAGAATTGAAGGATTCACTGGACTTATTGAAGCTGCCGACAGATATTGACAAGGTCGTCGAGGAACGGGCAGAGAAGGAGCGGCGGGCAGAGCCGATCTTTATCTCGGCCACAATATACAAGGACAAGGAGAAAAGCCTCCATGACTTCGTGGAGCAGGCACTGCTTGAATCAGAAGCTACGTTTGCGGAAATCAAAATTAAAATCGAGTGTCCAGCTGGAGACCACGACTTAGTATTGAACGCCATGCAGAACCTGAAAAAGCTGGACAGGGGGAAGGATGACCTGGAAGGCGAAAATGCCCCTATAGTAACAAGGTTTGCTCTTTTCCCTGAGCAGCTACAAATTGTAGACAGGGCGCTGCAGCATATAATCCGCACCCAGGGGTATATGAAGAACCCAAGGGGTATGGCGCTGGAGATGATGGCTGCGGATTATCTGGCTGGAGCAGCATCAGAGGGTGATGAGGATGAAGGACTGGAATTATCAGAAACGGTATCCGTTCGGTCGGAGCAGGGAGATAATAGACCGGAGGAAGAAAGTGCTGCGCCTTCGGTTCGTGAAGCACTGGCCGAAAGAACAGATAGCAAACGTCCTCGGAGTAAGCGAACGGACGATTGA